In Engystomops pustulosus unplaced genomic scaffold, aEngPut4.maternal MAT_SCAFFOLD_772, whole genome shotgun sequence, the following are encoded in one genomic region:
- the LOC140112428 gene encoding vascular endothelial growth factor receptor 3-like isoform X1 has product MLSCWHGDPKERPTFTDLVEILGDLLQENVLQEGKDYIPLNDSQSSEEIDLSQSPICPQNNSDEDDCDMRLHCHNLAVRYYNCVSFPGCFTGGNQIRCPSRLKTFEEFPMTNVAHKGQPDNQTDSGMVLASEELERIENRHRTDGVYSSSSRRNKETITPSCSSLQNRSQSSYPSYTGGQTFYNSEYGELSEQSEGDSFTPPGGSGSPDLVHASFFSDEN; this is encoded by the exons ATGTTAAGCTGCTGGCACGGAGATCCTAAGGAACGGCCAACGTTTACAGACCTGGTTGAGATTCTGGGTGACCTCCTACAAGAGAATGTATTGCAG GAAGGAAAGGACTACATTCCCCTCAATGATTCCCAGAGCTCCGAGGAAATTGACCTGTCCCAGTCACCAATCTGCCCACAGAACAACTCGGATGAGGATGACTGTGACATGAGGCTGCATTGTCACAACTTGGCGGTGAG GTATTACAACTGTGTTTCTTTTCCTGGGTGCTTCACTGGAGGCAACCAGATTCGGTGCCCATCAAGACTGAAAACATTCGAAGAATTTCCAATGACAAATGTGGCACACAAAGGTCAACCG gacaatcaGACAGACAGTGGGATGGTACTGGCTTCAGAGGAACTGGAGAGGATAGAAAACAGACACAGGACAGATGGCGTCTACAG CAGTAGTTCTCGTAGAAATAAGGAAACGATTACTCCAAGCTGCTCATCCCTTCAGAACAGGAGTCAGTCATCATACCCGTCCTATACCGGAGGGCAGACATTTTACAACAGTGAATACGGAGAGTTGTCAGAACAATCAGAGGGGGATAGCTTTACACCCCCTGGAGGCTCTGGCAGTCCTGACCTCGTCCATGCTTCTTTCTTCTCTGATGAAAACTGA
- the LOC140112428 gene encoding vascular endothelial growth factor receptor 3-like isoform X2 — translation MLSCWHGDPKERPTFTDLVEILGDLLQENVLQEGKDYIPLNDSQSSEEIDLSQSPICPQNNSDEDDCDMRLHCHNLAVRYYNCVSFPGCFTGGNQIRCPSRLKTFEEFPMTNVAHKGQPDNQTDSGMVLASEELERIENRHRTDGVYSSSRRNKETITPSCSSLQNRSQSSYPSYTGGQTFYNSEYGELSEQSEGDSFTPPGGSGSPDLVHASFFSDEN, via the exons ATGTTAAGCTGCTGGCACGGAGATCCTAAGGAACGGCCAACGTTTACAGACCTGGTTGAGATTCTGGGTGACCTCCTACAAGAGAATGTATTGCAG GAAGGAAAGGACTACATTCCCCTCAATGATTCCCAGAGCTCCGAGGAAATTGACCTGTCCCAGTCACCAATCTGCCCACAGAACAACTCGGATGAGGATGACTGTGACATGAGGCTGCATTGTCACAACTTGGCGGTGAG GTATTACAACTGTGTTTCTTTTCCTGGGTGCTTCACTGGAGGCAACCAGATTCGGTGCCCATCAAGACTGAAAACATTCGAAGAATTTCCAATGACAAATGTGGCACACAAAGGTCAACCG gacaatcaGACAGACAGTGGGATGGTACTGGCTTCAGAGGAACTGGAGAGGATAGAAAACAGACACAGGACAGATGGCGTCTACAG TAGTTCTCGTAGAAATAAGGAAACGATTACTCCAAGCTGCTCATCCCTTCAGAACAGGAGTCAGTCATCATACCCGTCCTATACCGGAGGGCAGACATTTTACAACAGTGAATACGGAGAGTTGTCAGAACAATCAGAGGGGGATAGCTTTACACCCCCTGGAGGCTCTGGCAGTCCTGACCTCGTCCATGCTTCTTTCTTCTCTGATGAAAACTGA